From a region of the Listeria monocytogenes ATCC 19117 genome:
- the inlI gene encoding class 1 internalin InlI yields the protein MKKKFSIVIISVLLLGYLAPFDTLLVGADETTVTEDTTVKTAETETATEATESESGSDNEKAEEPKEAEASKETTEKEEKAKTKEPASNIKTEINTDKSQLKQTNLKAVVPAGSTFNSLFPDDNLAKKLAVIITGNAAATGNESVDSAALLAISQLDLSGETGNDPTDISNIEGLQYLENLTSLNLSENNISDLAPIKDLVKLVSLNLSSNRTLVNLSGVESLVNLQELNVSANKALEDISEVASLPVLKEISAQGCNIKTLELDNPAGAILPEIETFYLQENDLTDLTSLAKLPKLKNLYIKGNASLKSLATLKGATKLQLIDASNCTDLETLGDISGLSELEMIQLSGCSKLKEITSLKDLPNLVNITADSCAIEDLGTLNNLPKLQTLILSDNKDLTNINAVTDMPQLKTLALDGCGITSIGTLDNLPKLEKLDLKENQLTSISEINDLPRLSYLDVSVNYLTTIGELKKLPLLEWLNVSSNRLSDVSTLTNFPSLNYINVSNNVIRTVGKMTELPSLKEFYAQNNNISDISMIHDMPNLRKVDASNNLITNIGTFDNLPKLQNLDVHSNRITNTSVIHDLPSLETFYAQNNLITNIGTMDNLPELTYVDLSFNRIPSLAPIGDLPKLEILKVTDNYSYLRSLGTMDGVSKLRNLELQNNYLNYTGTEGNLSALSDLTNLTELNLRDNGYISDISGLSTLSRLIYLNLDSNKIKDISALSNLTTLQELTLENNQIEDISALSDLDNLNKLALSKNKIIDISPAANMVNRGASVTASNQTYTLPTVLSYQSSFTIDNPVVWYDGTPLAPSSIAHSGTYKDGEITWTNMTAASSSTEFNFNRLKDGLTFSGTITQPYKSAVKVTANAEQTYTIGDTISEEQFLKDVNAKSSDGAPVTSDFATVVDLNTFGEYEVTLTSEKDGIQGDSCKVIVKVLHGAPVISADQTINYDKHATITEKQFLEDVHASTDLNTAITTNFSTAVNLNKGGDYTVALNSENEDGVKAETVYVTVTVDKDPAPIISAKTDITYDKFSKKTEAAFLDDIDADTNDGSIITSNFATAVNLDKAGDYTVTLNSINSDGVASTPTAIIVHVEKEKIATISANTAQQYEKYAEINETQFLKDVHASINASPTTAVLESDFETVVKLDVPGTYTVTITATNEDGGVSAPKEVSVIVKKLPAPEITADKEITYPKFDEVSEAEFLSDIHATINEKNVTITSNFSADVNLNKAGDYTVTLNATNEDGVKATPVEVIVHVQQGERPVITADATISYDKFANITEAKFLEDIHATSSDGQSSTVITSNFETATNFKTAMSYTVTLNAVNEDGISAEPVAVTVTINKEPAATLKADAEVSYAKNEAVTESDFFKDVHLEGTEAPSTAKATSNFDSVVDRSKTGDYTVTINATNEDGAVSTPIEVIVHIGAESAPVITANAEVKYNKHEQTDERRFLYDSDAKIDEANVEIKTDFAEKVDINKVGTYTVTLTATNEDGQAANPVEVSVIVSDAAAEKVNVKYVDENGAEISAAETLTGNLDDAFSIDAKSIAGYKCDATLSGVFSTVEQTVVFHYKAIEPGVVTIKYEDANGKAVAEDKQITGEVGDDFEAEAQTVSGYSCRAIASGKITEEPQTITFTYTTATPSKKSGEITVQYVDESGKKLADSKKVTGDIDDSYSVEAKAIDGYSVVGDDSAKGVFTEKSQTVTFKYKKNTQVSKDEPKVKGKTNQPPSADTKLKVDNNTLPATGDTENMALAVLIGFNMLLVASIFLFRKPKTNQ from the coding sequence AGCAATAAGCCAACTTGATTTGAGTGGGGAAACGGGCAATGACCCAACGGATATTTCTAATATTGAAGGATTACAATATTTAGAGAATTTAACGAGCCTGAATTTAAGTGAGAATAATATATCTGATTTAGCTCCAATTAAAGATTTGGTGAAGTTGGTTTCACTTAACCTTTCTTCCAATCGAACATTAGTAAACCTTTCAGGGGTGGAGAGTTTAGTTAATTTGCAAGAACTTAATGTCTCAGCAAATAAGGCTTTAGAGGATATTTCAGAAGTTGCATCGTTGCCAGTGTTAAAAGAAATTAGTGCGCAAGGCTGTAATATTAAAACATTGGAATTAGATAATCCAGCTGGCGCTATTTTGCCAGAAATAGAAACATTTTACTTGCAAGAAAATGATTTAACCGACTTAACTTCATTAGCAAAACTTCCAAAACTAAAGAATCTCTATATTAAAGGGAATGCTTCTTTAAAAAGTTTAGCGACATTAAAAGGGGCGACGAAGCTTCAATTGATTGATGCGAGTAACTGTACCGATTTAGAAACGCTTGGAGATATTAGCGGGCTTTCGGAACTCGAAATGATTCAATTAAGTGGTTGTAGTAAACTGAAAGAAATCACAAGCTTGAAGGACTTGCCTAATTTGGTGAATATTACGGCAGATAGCTGTGCAATTGAAGATTTAGGAACACTAAATAATTTACCGAAATTACAGACATTAATTCTCTCAGATAATAAAGATTTAACCAATATTAATGCAGTTACCGATATGCCACAATTAAAAACATTAGCCTTGGATGGCTGCGGAATTACATCTATTGGAACGCTTGATAACCTTCCTAAATTAGAAAAATTAGATCTCAAGGAAAATCAACTAACTAGTATAAGTGAAATAAACGACTTACCTCGATTAAGCTATTTAGATGTAAGTGTAAATTATCTTACAACAATAGGGGAATTAAAAAAATTACCACTATTAGAATGGTTGAATGTTAGTTCGAATAGGTTATCAGATGTGAGTACACTAACAAATTTCCCGAGTTTAAATTATATTAATGTATCAAATAATGTCATTAGGACAGTCGGTAAAATGACTGAATTACCTTCACTGAAGGAATTTTACGCTCAAAACAACAATATATCAGATATTTCGATGATTCACGATATGCCGAATTTAAGAAAAGTGGATGCGAGTAATAACTTAATTACAAATATAGGTACCTTTGATAATTTACCAAAATTGCAAAACCTAGATGTGCATTCAAATAGAATTACAAATACATCCGTTATACATGATTTACCAAGTTTGGAGACGTTTTATGCGCAAAATAATTTGATTACCAATATTGGTACGATGGATAATTTACCAGAATTAACTTATGTAGATTTATCTTTCAACAGAATACCATCACTTGCTCCAATTGGCGACTTACCCAAGTTAGAAATATTAAAAGTTACAGACAATTATTCTTATTTAAGAAGCCTAGGAACGATGGACGGTGTTTCTAAGCTGAGAAATTTAGAATTACAAAACAATTACCTTAATTACACTGGAACAGAAGGGAACTTAAGTGCATTAAGTGATTTAACAAATCTAACGGAATTAAATTTGCGAGATAATGGTTATATTAGTGATATAAGTGGGCTTTCCACCCTATCAAGACTAATCTACTTAAATTTAGATTCCAATAAAATTAAAGATATTTCTGCTTTGTCTAATTTGACGACTCTTCAAGAATTAACACTTGAAAACAACCAGATTGAAGATATATCAGCACTTAGTGATCTGGATAATTTAAACAAGCTAGCACTATCAAAAAATAAAATTATTGATATTAGTCCTGCCGCTAATATGGTTAATCGGGGGGCGAGTGTTACTGCGAGTAATCAAACATATACATTGCCAACTGTATTATCATATCAAAGCTCATTTACCATAGATAATCCGGTTGTTTGGTATGACGGCACACCACTAGCGCCATCATCTATAGCGCACTCTGGTACTTACAAGGATGGGGAAATAACTTGGACTAACATGACCGCAGCCTCCAGTTCCACTGAATTTAACTTTAACAGGCTAAAAGATGGTTTAACCTTCTCAGGAACAATCACCCAACCTTATAAATCTGCAGTTAAAGTAACTGCAAATGCAGAGCAAACTTATACAATTGGTGATACTATTTCAGAGGAGCAGTTTTTAAAAGATGTTAATGCAAAATCATCAGACGGTGCACCTGTTACAAGTGATTTTGCTACAGTGGTGGATTTAAACACTTTTGGTGAATATGAAGTTACTCTAACTTCTGAAAAAGATGGAATCCAAGGGGATAGTTGCAAAGTAATTGTCAAAGTTCTTCACGGAGCGCCTGTCATTTCGGCAGACCAAACAATTAATTATGATAAACATGCGACTATTACAGAGAAACAATTTTTAGAAGATGTTCATGCGAGTACGGATTTAAATACAGCTATTACAACTAATTTTAGTACAGCAGTTAACTTGAATAAAGGCGGAGATTATACCGTTGCGCTAAATTCTGAAAATGAGGACGGCGTGAAAGCTGAAACGGTCTATGTCACTGTTACTGTAGACAAAGATCCGGCGCCGATTATAAGTGCGAAAACTGACATCACTTATGACAAATTCTCTAAAAAAACCGAAGCAGCTTTCTTAGATGATATAGACGCAGATACAAATGATGGCTCTATAATAACTTCTAACTTTGCTACAGCAGTTAATTTAGATAAAGCAGGTGATTATACTGTTACTCTGAATTCTATTAATAGTGATGGTGTAGCGTCTACGCCAACTGCAATTATTGTCCATGTGGAGAAAGAGAAAATAGCAACGATTAGCGCAAATACGGCACAACAATATGAAAAATATGCAGAGATTAATGAAACGCAATTTCTAAAAGATGTTCATGCTAGTATTAACGCGAGCCCAACAACCGCAGTTTTGGAAAGTGATTTTGAAACAGTAGTTAAACTAGACGTCCCAGGAACGTACACAGTAACGATTACTGCTACAAATGAAGATGGCGGAGTATCGGCACCAAAAGAAGTTTCTGTCATAGTAAAAAAACTTCCAGCGCCAGAAATCACTGCTGATAAGGAAATAACCTATCCGAAATTTGATGAAGTAAGTGAAGCAGAATTTTTAAGTGATATTCATGCAACTATTAATGAAAAAAATGTAACGATTACAAGTAACTTCAGTGCCGATGTGAATTTAAATAAAGCTGGCGATTACACGGTAACATTAAATGCTACGAATGAAGACGGCGTAAAGGCTACACCGGTTGAAGTAATTGTACATGTTCAACAAGGAGAACGTCCTGTTATAACAGCCGATGCAACTATTTCCTATGACAAGTTCGCTAACATAACGGAAGCGAAGTTCTTAGAAGATATTCATGCAACAAGTAGTGATGGTCAAAGCTCAACTGTAATCACCTCTAATTTCGAGACCGCGACAAACTTCAAAACAGCCATGAGCTACACAGTTACGCTTAATGCTGTAAATGAAGACGGCATTAGCGCAGAACCAGTAGCAGTGACCGTTACAATAAATAAAGAACCAGCCGCGACGTTAAAAGCTGATGCAGAAGTAAGCTATGCGAAAAATGAAGCTGTAACCGAATCTGATTTCTTCAAAGATGTTCATTTAGAAGGAACGGAAGCCCCAAGTACAGCAAAAGCAACAAGTAATTTTGATTCCGTAGTAGATAGAAGTAAAACAGGAGATTATACTGTTACGATAAATGCTACAAACGAAGATGGGGCTGTCTCTACACCAATTGAAGTAATTGTTCACATTGGAGCAGAAAGTGCACCAGTAATTACAGCGAATGCAGAAGTAAAATATAACAAACATGAACAAACAGATGAAAGAAGATTTTTATATGATAGTGATGCAAAAATCGATGAAGCTAACGTGGAAATTAAAACCGATTTTGCAGAAAAAGTAGATATTAATAAAGTTGGAACTTATACGGTCACACTGACTGCTACGAATGAAGATGGCCAAGCTGCCAATCCAGTAGAAGTAAGCGTCATTGTAAGTGATGCTGCTGCTGAAAAAGTAAATGTAAAATATGTAGATGAAAATGGAGCAGAAATTAGTGCAGCGGAGACCTTAACTGGTAATCTAGATGATGCATTTTCTATTGACGCGAAATCTATAGCTGGATACAAATGTGATGCCACTTTAAGCGGCGTATTTTCAACAGTTGAGCAGACAGTTGTGTTTCATTATAAAGCAATCGAGCCTGGTGTTGTAACGATTAAATACGAAGATGCAAATGGAAAAGCAGTTGCCGAAGATAAACAAATAACTGGCGAAGTAGGAGATGATTTTGAAGCTGAGGCGCAAACGGTGAGTGGTTATTCATGCCGAGCAATTGCAAGTGGTAAGATAACAGAAGAACCGCAAACTATTACTTTCACATACACTACAGCAACGCCTTCCAAAAAATCAGGCGAAATAACAGTTCAGTATGTAGATGAGTCAGGTAAGAAATTGGCTGATTCTAAAAAGGTTACAGGGGATATTGATGATAGTTATAGTGTAGAAGCCAAGGCAATTGATGGCTATAGCGTAGTTGGCGATGATTCTGCTAAAGGTGTTTTTACCGAAAAATCGCAAACAGTTACTTTTAAATACAAAAAAAATACACAAGTTAGTAAAGATGAGCCTAAAGTTAAAGGGAAAACAAACCAACCACCAAGTGCTGATACGAAGCTAAAAGTAGACAATAATACGTTGCCTGCCACCGGAGATACTGAAAATATGGCATTAGCAGTTTTAATCGGTTTTAATATGCTACTCGTTGCTAGTATATTCCTTTTTAGAAAACCAAAAACGAACCAATAA
- a CDS encoding flavodoxin domain-containing protein produces the protein MNKMIIYSSQYGTSKKYATELSQKKAIPMYSVESIPESIVEADEIIYVGAIYMGKVLGFDKFSKNYKTLSSKLIVISAGMYDPTRKENTDNIELTVKENLQKTNFLLKDIFCLKGRLDTQQLRLKHKMLVNALYKSAKRKKESDLNDNERDIVRAYEDDSQIDLNKLDGILDRV, from the coding sequence ATGAATAAAATGATTATTTATTCAAGTCAATACGGCACCAGTAAGAAATATGCAACAGAGCTTAGTCAGAAGAAAGCTATTCCAATGTATTCTGTGGAATCTATTCCTGAATCAATCGTTGAAGCCGATGAAATCATTTATGTTGGTGCGATCTATATGGGAAAAGTACTCGGATTTGATAAGTTTTCTAAAAATTATAAAACTTTGTCAAGTAAATTAATCGTTATTTCAGCTGGAATGTATGATCCAACACGCAAGGAAAATACGGATAACATCGAATTAACGGTCAAAGAAAACCTTCAAAAAACTAATTTTTTATTAAAAGACATATTTTGTTTAAAAGGGAGACTAGATACACAGCAACTCCGCTTGAAACATAAAATGTTAGTCAATGCTTTATATAAGAGTGCAAAAAGAAAAAAAGAGAGTGACTTAAATGATAATGAAAGAGATATAGTGCGTGCTTATGAAGACGATTCGCAGATTGATTTGAATAAGTTAGATGGTATTTTAGATAGAGTGTAG
- a CDS encoding DUF3130 domain-containing protein, giving the protein MREIKVSEVTFQQHATKLASESTGSYLPLKNGNMAYSRANSIDQLRSALIDLVGVVEDFQHVTKQDAGRLKKMGIAYAKQDQLMGQKMNQLEVR; this is encoded by the coding sequence ATGAGAGAAATAAAAGTTAGCGAAGTAACCTTCCAACAACACGCAACCAAATTGGCAAGTGAAAGTACGGGAAGTTATTTGCCACTGAAAAACGGGAACATGGCTTATTCCAGAGCCAATTCAATTGATCAATTGCGGTCGGCATTGATTGATTTGGTAGGCGTAGTGGAGGATTTTCAACACGTGACCAAGCAAGATGCGGGCCGATTAAAGAAAATGGGTATTGCCTATGCCAAACAAGACCAATTGATGGGACAAAAAATGAATCAGTTGGAGGTGCGTTAA
- a CDS encoding LXG domain-containing protein produces MSRIDMAELNDFLHGLRSSNAEAKTMMKKIKEAAMDYAQDNRLKGEAVSTSKRYFTSTYTSICQSIIEALDESEERLAQYIREFGSQVDSSPSARIDAEILQEAMAKVSQLQRKEEDLHRQLTAPNTKPDMQQVYAVKSRSVHTQLLKAIEKENILERYLAFEQSHGQFFSALDELIRATGRAVQELLQQVTFNEKTGTYSVPTSANNSLLLMNKALQAARKENGKDPFPKAFEDYTLFAYTYVNDQGETVTMWLLERDGKRANNRELQDFLEEHGQELNPLLYTNLSGEELERKVNDSWKEGVNYLNGQKVSGFSGGVLKSSAYVASVKDAMDDAGLTEMTLSLGFGIAAARNKTIMVKKVKKPEVGKISERIKNDSKTVQKNIELSKKVRESSKMKEYLKREKVVLEKIKKASGLGKNIEAENIPKRPSWRQSEIDAELDYKGYGSQKSFLNGKEVPYGTKGSSRPELYRQGHSIEVKNYNVQTSSGQNNLINNVSKQIKERLTNLPPGTEQTILIDVRGQNVSNDILKNIRSKILDKSGVKVEIIFKR; encoded by the coding sequence GTGAGCCGGATAGATATGGCGGAATTGAATGACTTTCTCCACGGTTTGCGAAGTAGTAATGCCGAAGCCAAAACCATGATGAAAAAAATCAAAGAAGCGGCAATGGATTACGCCCAGGACAATCGTTTAAAAGGGGAAGCAGTTAGTACCTCCAAACGGTATTTTACGAGTACCTATACAAGTATTTGCCAGAGCATCATTGAGGCACTGGATGAAAGCGAAGAGCGACTAGCGCAATATATTCGCGAGTTCGGGAGCCAAGTGGATAGTTCGCCTTCTGCCAGAATTGATGCAGAAATCTTACAAGAAGCGATGGCCAAGGTTAGCCAGTTACAGCGAAAAGAAGAAGACTTGCATCGACAATTAACCGCACCGAACACGAAGCCGGATATGCAACAAGTCTATGCAGTGAAATCAAGAAGTGTTCATACACAATTATTGAAGGCAATCGAAAAAGAGAACATCCTAGAAAGATATTTAGCTTTTGAACAAAGTCATGGCCAGTTTTTTAGTGCGTTAGACGAACTCATTCGAGCAACCGGACGTGCGGTGCAAGAATTGTTACAACAGGTTACGTTTAATGAGAAAACGGGTACTTACTCCGTACCAACCAGTGCCAACAATAGCTTATTACTAATGAATAAAGCGCTCCAAGCAGCCCGAAAAGAAAATGGTAAAGATCCTTTTCCAAAAGCATTTGAAGATTATACTTTGTTTGCCTATACTTATGTGAATGACCAAGGCGAAACGGTGACGATGTGGCTGCTGGAAAGAGATGGCAAACGAGCAAACAACCGAGAACTGCAAGACTTCCTAGAAGAACATGGCCAAGAATTAAATCCTCTTCTTTATACCAATCTTTCCGGAGAAGAACTAGAACGGAAAGTAAATGACAGTTGGAAAGAAGGCGTGAATTACTTAAATGGTCAAAAAGTATCCGGATTTTCCGGAGGTGTGTTGAAGTCTTCTGCCTATGTGGCCAGCGTAAAAGATGCGATGGATGATGCTGGACTGACAGAAATGACATTAAGTTTAGGGTTTGGGATTGCAGCAGCTAGAAATAAAACAATAATGGTAAAGAAAGTAAAAAAACCAGAAGTTGGAAAAATTTCAGAGCGCATAAAAAATGATAGTAAAACAGTCCAAAAGAATATAGAATTAAGTAAGAAAGTTAGAGAATCTTCGAAAATGAAAGAGTATTTAAAACGAGAAAAAGTCGTTTTAGAGAAAATTAAGAAAGCCAGTGGACTTGGAAAGAATATTGAGGCTGAAAATATTCCAAAGAGACCAAGTTGGCGTCAATCTGAAATTGATGCAGAATTGGATTATAAAGGATATGGTTCTCAAAAATCTTTTTTAAATGGTAAAGAAGTACCTTATGGAACTAAAGGAAGCTCTCGCCCAGAGTTGTATAGACAAGGACATAGTATAGAAGTTAAAAATTATAATGTTCAAACCAGTTCTGGACAAAACAACTTAATTAATAACGTATCTAAACAGATAAAAGAAAGACTAACTAATTTACCACCTGGAACAGAACAAACTATCTTAATAGATGTTAGAGGTCAGAACGTATCGAATGATATTCTGAAAAATATTAGAAGTAAAATTTTAGACAAATCTGGTGTTAAAGTAGAAATAATATTTAAGAGGTGA
- a CDS encoding Imm70 family immunity protein, with protein MAVGIKVDFLWFSIGTSDFFHSFFSTVCVNLENMNWGSKFPVVMKDMYAGYLSKEKVEIALKELKEIKLGLGEIPPEKIIWDAEDLDKTPPWGTHISKDITNLAQYFVTTDGNNLISVLEEAMEEAIEEDVDLEIKDL; from the coding sequence GTGGCTGTAGGTATTAAAGTAGATTTTTTATGGTTTTCTATAGGGACTAGTGATTTCTTTCATTCATTTTTTTCAACTGTATGTGTAAACTTAGAAAATATGAATTGGGGAAGCAAATTCCCTGTTGTAATGAAAGATATGTACGCTGGTTATTTGTCAAAAGAAAAAGTTGAAATTGCTCTAAAGGAATTGAAAGAAATTAAATTAGGATTGGGTGAAATTCCTCCTGAAAAAATTATATGGGATGCCGAAGATTTGGACAAGACTCCGCCTTGGGGGACACATATAAGTAAGGATATTACTAATTTAGCTCAATATTTTGTAACAACTGATGGAAACAATCTAATAAGTGTATTAGAAGAAGCTATGGAAGAAGCTATAGAAGAAGATGTGGATTTAGAAATAAAAGATTTATAA
- a CDS encoding TetR/AcrR family transcriptional regulator, producing the protein MKMHDPRYRRAEDTIVDTFLHLLRQNSFDSISINELTKKANINRSTFYSHYEDKNHLLKTVIKTSLHNYLEIHTINNFLFGEEFIWSILVQTRDFVESISKEWGKGFLSIIMQIDMYIREYLYDIIYDKLMLSSYAKENPERRYLAVSLSASIFSVIRETHIKQVKLDDMKFNLLPMIYTF; encoded by the coding sequence ATGAAGATGCATGATCCTCGGTATAGACGTGCAGAAGATACTATTGTTGATACTTTTTTGCATTTGCTTCGTCAAAATTCTTTTGATTCAATTTCAATTAATGAGCTTACCAAGAAAGCGAATATTAATAGAAGTACATTCTATTCTCATTACGAAGATAAAAATCATCTGTTGAAGACTGTTATCAAGACGAGCTTACATAATTATTTGGAAATTCACACGATTAATAACTTCTTGTTTGGCGAAGAGTTCATTTGGTCTATTCTAGTGCAAACTCGTGATTTTGTTGAATCGATTTCAAAGGAATGGGGCAAAGGTTTTTTATCCATAATTATGCAAATAGATATGTATATACGAGAATATCTTTATGACATTATTTATGACAAATTAATGCTAAGTTCTTACGCGAAAGAAAATCCTGAACGGAGATATCTCGCAGTTAGTTTGAGTGCTAGTATTTTTTCTGTTATTCGAGAAACACACATTAAACAGGTGAAACTAGATGATATGAAATTTAACCTGTTGCCAATGATTTATACCTTTTAA
- a CDS encoding NAD(P)H-binding protein yields the protein MNITIFGANGGIGKFVTKLAIDKGHNVTAVLRPNSKMIEKMRMDVIYAELHQQDQINKAIENADVIINAIGPSLDMSRKLKGTPIADGLQNIISAMNKQNRKRLIIIGTPTLTSKEDKNHITTILPKVMAKILYPNAYREMKKMEKIIYVSNIDWTVVRFINPNLKTNGNGYDYVFGDKNGKLSISRYNIANFIVEESMQDKFIKRMPIVFNK from the coding sequence ATGAATATTACAATCTTTGGAGCAAACGGTGGCATAGGTAAGTTTGTCACAAAACTCGCTATAGATAAAGGGCATAATGTTACAGCTGTTCTAAGACCAAACTCAAAAATGATAGAGAAAATGAGGATGGATGTTATATACGCTGAGCTACATCAACAGGATCAAATAAATAAAGCTATTGAAAATGCTGATGTTATCATTAACGCCATAGGACCAAGCTTGGATATGAGTCGTAAATTAAAGGGAACTCCAATTGCAGATGGTTTACAAAATATAATTTCAGCAATGAATAAACAGAACCGAAAACGATTGATTATAATTGGAACACCAACTCTAACTAGTAAAGAAGATAAAAATCATATTACTACAATATTGCCAAAAGTGATGGCAAAAATACTTTATCCCAATGCATATAGAGAAATGAAAAAAATGGAGAAAATTATTTATGTGTCCAACATCGATTGGACAGTAGTTCGCTTCATTAACCCTAATCTAAAAACTAATGGTAACGGATATGACTACGTTTTTGGAGATAAGAATGGAAAGTTAAGCATATCTCGCTATAACATCGCGAATTTTATTGTAGAGGAAAGCATGCAAGATAAATTTATCAAGAGAATGCCTATCGTTTTTAATAAGTAA
- a CDS encoding inorganic diphosphatase — translation MVSRKQLIHKTQLSKTKKQTLKVTIDRPIGYVDKFGNVYPLNYGFVEGVVGGDGEEQDVYVLSREISEPIDTFQGDLIAVITRNDDVEDKWVVAAPNEDFTIEEIREKVHFIEQYFDSEIKLI, via the coding sequence ATGGTTTCACGTAAACAATTAATCCATAAAACTCAACTTTCTAAAACAAAAAAACAGACTCTAAAAGTAACCATAGATCGCCCTATAGGTTATGTCGACAAATTCGGCAATGTCTATCCGCTGAATTATGGGTTTGTGGAAGGTGTCGTTGGTGGTGACGGGGAAGAACAGGATGTGTATGTTTTATCGAGAGAGATCTCTGAGCCAATTGATACGTTTCAAGGAGATTTAATTGCGGTGATTACCCGAAATGATGACGTGGAAGATAAATGGGTGGTCGCAGCCCCGAATGAGGATTTCACCATAGAGGAAATTAGAGAGAAAGTACATTTTATTGAGCAATATTTTGATTCGGAAATTAAATTGATTTAG
- a CDS encoding DUF6440 family protein: protein MEERFEKIYTQGKLNIMEIWVDKETGVQYVYHLSGYAGGMSPLLDADGKPLLADLSKLNGAE, encoded by the coding sequence ATGGAAGAAAGATTTGAAAAAATTTATACCCAAGGAAAACTCAACATTATGGAAATTTGGGTTGATAAAGAAACCGGTGTGCAATATGTTTACCATTTGTCTGGTTATGCGGGTGGAATGTCACCACTTTTGGATGCAGATGGGAAACCGCTACTTGCTGATTTATCTAAGCTTAATGGCGCTGAGTAA